Proteins encoded in a region of the Raphanus sativus cultivar WK10039 chromosome 8, ASM80110v3, whole genome shotgun sequence genome:
- the LOC108820013 gene encoding uncharacterized protein LOC108820013, with the protein MASDVLSFRDDSSQEDWHDFEVLGRGDEPKILIKKSSMHSDSERRISVDPKSLLSRNGSLDMISSRPKDIDDVALSQPLDHQDKTKFMSCSLPNSVAMSPRHSTSHNWKDRTTEQVLDLMLVQDAAAAFRRSKSCGEGCACQPPLDVDMTVHKSRSRHHHHHHHDFSSSNAKSLSQTSSTNNSFYSKTDSNKSNINTANAKSINTLEDRFKCSALCLYLPGFSKGKPIRSSRKGDSSYTRTTTMTSTRSMARTASMRDTAVLSARASLERFECGSWTSSAMIYEDNADLGGHFFDLPSELIKGGPGGNDQDDPVSAAFVFDKEPNLEKEIKGVLKTSGSKSRRSMESPRHVRFSTSSPVSYPTSPTHSITPRLLQATGGFSGFMEVQTV; encoded by the coding sequence atggcGTCAGATGTTCTCAGCTTCAGGGACGATAGTAGTCAGGAGGATTGGCATGACTTTGAGGTTCTTGGTCGTGGAGACGAGCCCAAGATTCTGATCAAGAAGTCAAGTATGCATTCTGACTCCGAGAGACGAATCTCTGTTGATCCTAAATCTCTATTGTCAAGAAACGGGAGCTTGGACATGATATCCTCAAGGCCTAAAGACATCGACGACGTGGCATTGTCTCAGCCGTTGGATCATCAAGATAAGACTAAGTTCATGAGCTGCAGCCTCCCAAACTCAGTAGCCATGTCACCTAGACATAGCACGAGTCATAACTGGAAGGACAGAACCACAGAGCAAGTTCTTGACCTAATGCTTGTTCAAGACGCGGCCGCTGCGTTTCGAAGAAGCAAATCTTGCGGTGAAGGATGTGCTTGCCAGCCACCACTCGATGTCGACATGACGGTGCACAAATCAAGAAGtagacatcatcatcatcatcaccatgaCTTCTCTTCCTCTAACGCCAAGAGTCTCTCTCAGACGAGCAGTACAAACAACTCTTTCTACTCAAAAACAGACTCTAACAAAAGCAACATCAATACCGCTAATGCGAAAAGCATCAACACGTTGGAAGACAGGTTCAAATGCAGCGCTTTGTGTCTCTACCTACCAGGTTTTAGCAAAGGAAAACCCATCAGATCATCTCGTAAAGGTGACTCCTCGTACACTAGAACCACCACGATGACTTCTACTCGATCAATGGCAAGAACCGCTTCCATGAGAGACACTGCGGTGCTGTCCGCTCGAGCCTCACTAGAGCGGTTCGAGTGCGGTTCATGGACGTCTTCAGCTATGATATACGAGGACAATGCTGATCTCGGTGGACATTTTTTCGACTTGCCTTCTGAACTGATTAAAGGTGGTCCGGGTGGCAACGATCAAGATGATCCTGTTTCCGCGGCTTTCGTGTTCGACAAGGAACCTAACTTAGAGAAAGAGATCAAAGGGGTGTTGAAGACTTCTGGATCGAAATCAAGAAGATCTATGGAGTCGCCACGTCACGTTCGGTTCTCGACCTCGTCGCCGGTTTCTTATCCGACGTCACCGACACATTCAATCACGCCGCGGTTGCTACAAGCCACCGGGGGTTTTAgtggtttcatggaagttcaAACCGTGTAA